A window of Dryobates pubescens isolate bDryPub1 unplaced genomic scaffold, bDryPub1.pri scaffold_34B_arrow_ctg1, whole genome shotgun sequence contains these coding sequences:
- the LOC128899729 gene encoding olfactory receptor 14A16-like, translating into LAALLGNGLIITTIAWDHHLHTPMYFFLLNLALLDLGAISATVPKSMVNSLRDTRDISYAGCVAQVFLFAFFMSAEYFLLTTMSYDRYVAICRPLHYETLLGSRVCVHMAAAVWPSGALNALLHTANTFSLPLCQGNAVDQFFCEIPQILNLSCSTSYLRELWILVASISLYCVCFMFIVVSYVQIFRAVLIIPSQQGRHKAFATCLPHLAVVSLFLSTGIFATLKPSSLSSPSLNLVVSVLYSVVPPAVNPLIYSLRNQELKAMN; encoded by the exons ctggctgccctgctgggcaatggcctcatcatcaccaccatagcctgggaccaccacctccacacccccatgtacttcttcctcctcaaccttgcccTCCTTGACCTCGGTGCCATCTCCGCCACTGTGCCAAAATCCATGGTCAATTctctgagggacaccagggacatctcctatgcaggatgtgttgcTCAGGTatttctctttgcctttttcatgtcagcagagtattttctcctcaccaccatgtcctacgatcgctatgttgccatctgcagacccctgcactatgagactctcctgggcagcagagtttgtgtccacatggcagcagctgtctggcCCTCTGGGGCTctcaatgctctgctgcacacagccaatacattttccctgcccctctgccagggcaatgctgtggaccagttcttctgtgaaatcccccagatcctcaatctctcctgctccacatcctacctcagggaactttggaTTCTTGTGGCCAGCATATCTTTATACTGTGTCTGTTTCATGttcattgtggtgtcctatgtgcagatcttcagggcagtgctgattatcccctctcagcagggacgccacaaagcctttgccacctgcctccctcacctggctgtggtctccctgtttctcagcaCTGGCATCTTTGCCaccctgaagccctcctccctctcctccccatccctgaatctggtggtgtcagttctgtactcagtggtgcctccggcagtgaaccctctcatctacagcctgaggaaccaggagctcaag GCCATGAACTAG